The following proteins come from a genomic window of Geomonas sp. RF6:
- a CDS encoding YchJ family protein, producing the protein MMELCPCGTGIAYAECCEPLIKGVRPAATAEALMRSRYSAYAKVETDYIFETTHPKFREGYDHEGTKEWAESSEWEGLEIVSTTNGGEGDTTGEVEFIARYTEKGAQRVHHELALFQKEKEKWFFTDGKTVGQKPISRVKVGRNDPCPCGSNQKYKKCCGK; encoded by the coding sequence ATGATGGAGCTGTGTCCGTGTGGAACCGGTATCGCCTATGCCGAATGCTGTGAGCCTCTTATCAAGGGGGTGCGCCCTGCGGCAACCGCTGAGGCGCTGATGAGGTCGCGCTACTCGGCGTATGCAAAGGTGGAGACCGACTACATATTTGAAACGACCCACCCCAAATTCCGTGAAGGGTACGATCACGAGGGGACGAAGGAATGGGCGGAGAGTTCAGAGTGGGAGGGGCTGGAAATAGTCTCCACCACCAACGGCGGTGAGGGTGACACGACCGGCGAGGTGGAGTTCATCGCCCGCTACACCGAAAAAGGTGCCCAAAGGGTGCATCACGAACTGGCGCTCTTCCAGAAGGAGAAGGAGAAGTGGTTCTTCACCGACGGAAAGACGGTGGGGCAAAAGCCGATCTCCCGCGTAAAGGTCGGCCGCAACGACCCCTGCCCCTGTGGCAGCAACCAGAAGTACAAGAAATGCTGCGGTAAATAA
- a CDS encoding hemolysin family protein has protein sequence MDTAVIELFVVFILIIVNGFFSCSEFAVISIRKSRVAQLVASGDSRAIKVEEFQKDPHRLLALVQIGVTVVGSTASTVGGVVAVDYLRPVLRESSIAFVRNAAEPLAVTAVVAAISYLTLILGELVPKTIGLQYADKVALAVAHPITFLARIAAPVVTLLTLSSKAVLALLRIEGEQKAFVTREEVLHIVAEGHETGVFSETEHTFIDNIFDFTHTAVREVMVPRTRVVAFDLDISKEEIVRGVLDNMYSRYPVYRGSIEEIVGFIHGKDFLGRMVRDPDFDIRSIVRPPFFVPEGKKVSDLLKEMQKRRVHMAFVVDEYGGISGIVTTEDLLEELVGEIEDEHDIGEPSRVQILADGAMLVDALISISDLEDLLQIDLGADLPYDTMAGLILDRLGRFPERGEQLALDGYTLTCEDVTQTAIVQVRITPPAEEVS, from the coding sequence TTGGACACAGCGGTTATCGAGCTTTTCGTTGTTTTCATTCTCATCATAGTAAACGGTTTTTTTTCCTGTTCCGAATTCGCCGTGATCTCCATCAGAAAAAGCAGGGTTGCCCAACTCGTCGCCAGTGGGGACAGCCGCGCGATCAAGGTTGAGGAGTTCCAGAAGGACCCGCACCGGCTGCTCGCTCTGGTCCAGATCGGGGTCACGGTGGTCGGGTCGACCGCGTCAACCGTAGGCGGTGTTGTTGCCGTGGACTACTTGCGCCCCGTGCTGCGGGAATCCTCCATCGCTTTTGTGCGTAACGCCGCTGAACCGCTTGCCGTAACTGCCGTGGTCGCAGCTATTTCCTACCTCACCCTCATCCTCGGCGAACTGGTCCCGAAGACGATCGGGCTGCAGTATGCCGACAAGGTGGCCCTTGCCGTCGCCCACCCTATCACTTTTCTGGCGAGGATAGCAGCTCCCGTCGTTACCCTTCTTACTCTTTCGAGTAAGGCGGTGCTGGCGCTCCTGCGCATAGAAGGGGAGCAGAAGGCGTTCGTGACCCGCGAGGAAGTTCTGCACATCGTCGCGGAAGGGCATGAAACGGGCGTCTTCAGCGAGACCGAGCATACCTTCATCGACAACATCTTCGATTTCACCCACACCGCCGTCCGTGAGGTCATGGTTCCGCGCACCCGCGTCGTTGCCTTCGACCTCGACATCTCCAAGGAGGAGATAGTTCGGGGGGTGCTCGACAACATGTACTCGCGCTACCCCGTCTATCGTGGCAGCATCGAGGAGATCGTCGGATTTATCCACGGCAAGGACTTCCTCGGCAGGATGGTGCGGGATCCGGATTTCGACATTCGCTCCATCGTGCGTCCCCCTTTCTTTGTTCCGGAAGGGAAGAAGGTAAGCGACCTCCTGAAGGAGATGCAGAAGAGGCGGGTGCACATGGCGTTTGTGGTCGACGAGTACGGCGGCATCAGCGGTATCGTTACGACGGAGGACCTGCTGGAGGAGCTGGTTGGTGAGATCGAGGACGAGCATGACATAGGGGAGCCGAGCCGGGTGCAGATCCTGGCGGATGGTGCCATGTTGGTGGACGCGCTGATCTCGATCTCCGATCTGGAGGACCTGCTCCAGATCGACCTCGGGGCGGACCTTCCCTACGACACCATGGCAGGGCTCATCCTCGACCGCCTCGGGCGCTTTCCGGAGCGCGGCGAGCAATTGGCATTGGACGGCTACACTCTCACCTGTGAGGACGTGACGCAGACGGCGATCGTGCAGGTACGCATAACGCCGCCAGCGGAAGAAGTGTCTTAG
- a CDS encoding methionine adenosyltransferase, giving the protein MILIEPYKGDPVTLQSVEIVERKGTGHPDQICDCVMDAVSVALCEAYLSEFGTILHHNVDKGLLAAGKVSRRFGGGEVIEPMELTIGDRATFSAGGKEIPVVEIARDAAQKWIRAHLRHVDPVQHVKYRVKLAPGSQELIDIFDRPGAVMGANDTSAAVGYYPLSPTEEAVLALERELNSDLFKSLHPETGEDVKVMGLRRGDELDLTVAMPLLAHSIHSEGQYFDKKETIVAHMTEFVRRRPGFRSVTVHFNALDEPGRGLGGVYLSLLGTSAEDADSGQVGRGNRVNGLISMNRPMGTEAAAGKNPVSHVGKIYNVLAHKMAMEICREVPGVRGAYVLLLSRIGTPISSPLMANAQLLLEGGRTIRDVSDQVEHLFERAFSGINSFCMSLSRGEYPIS; this is encoded by the coding sequence ATGATCCTCATCGAGCCATATAAGGGAGATCCGGTAACGCTGCAGAGTGTGGAGATTGTGGAGCGCAAAGGCACCGGCCATCCCGACCAGATTTGCGACTGCGTTATGGATGCGGTTTCTGTGGCGCTCTGCGAGGCCTACCTCAGCGAGTTCGGCACCATCCTGCACCACAACGTGGACAAGGGGCTTCTGGCGGCCGGGAAGGTGTCCAGGCGGTTCGGGGGCGGCGAGGTCATCGAGCCGATGGAGCTCACCATCGGCGATCGCGCCACCTTTTCGGCGGGGGGGAAGGAGATCCCTGTCGTCGAGATCGCCAGGGATGCGGCGCAAAAGTGGATACGGGCACATCTTCGTCACGTCGACCCGGTTCAGCACGTGAAGTACCGGGTGAAGCTCGCTCCCGGATCGCAGGAGCTTATCGACATCTTCGATCGTCCCGGAGCGGTCATGGGGGCGAACGACACCTCTGCCGCAGTCGGCTACTATCCCCTGAGTCCGACGGAAGAGGCGGTCCTGGCGCTCGAGCGGGAACTCAATTCGGACCTTTTTAAGTCCCTTCATCCCGAGACGGGGGAGGATGTAAAGGTGATGGGGCTGCGCAGGGGGGACGAGCTCGACCTGACTGTGGCGATGCCGCTGCTGGCTCACAGCATTCACAGTGAGGGGCAGTATTTTGACAAAAAGGAGACGATCGTCGCTCACATGACGGAGTTTGTCAGGCGAAGACCCGGCTTTCGCAGCGTGACGGTGCACTTCAACGCGCTCGATGAGCCCGGGCGAGGCCTCGGAGGGGTCTATCTGTCCCTTCTGGGCACGTCGGCAGAGGATGCGGATTCCGGTCAGGTCGGCAGAGGGAACAGGGTAAATGGCCTCATCTCCATGAACCGCCCGATGGGTACCGAAGCTGCCGCAGGGAAGAATCCTGTGAGCCATGTGGGAAAGATCTACAATGTGCTCGCCCACAAGATGGCGATGGAGATATGCCGTGAAGTCCCAGGCGTCCGTGGCGCCTACGTCCTCCTCCTGAGCAGAATAGGCACCCCGATAAGCTCGCCGCTGATGGCAAACGCCCAGCTCCTTCTGGAGGGGGGGCGAACGATCCGGGACGTATCGGATCAGGTGGAACATCTTTTCGAGCGGGCCTTCTCCGGCATCAACTCATTCTGCATGTCACTCTCCCGCGGTGAATATCCCATTTCCTGA
- a CDS encoding sigma-54-dependent transcriptional regulator: MNEMILIVDDEEGIRSSLAGILEDEGYRTVCAADGIEALAVCRRELPGLVLLDIWMPRMDGLETLKSLREQHPSLAVIMMSGHGTIETAVKSTKLGAYDFVEKPLSLEKVLLTVKNALSASQLKEENASLRGMVLQRHEMIGTSPAMVLLMDQIQMVAPTNASVLITGENGTGKELVARSVHYHSQRRDKPFVEINCAAIPEELIESELFGHERGAFTGAVAQKKGKFDLADGGTLFLDEIGDMSLKTQAKVLRILQERKFERVGGTRTMEVDVRIVAATNKHLEDEIRNGTFREDLFYRLNVVPFKVPALRDRRDDIPLLIEHFLDVFCRREGRDFKLMVPEAIEAMKRYDWPGNVRELKNIVERLVIMTPGGTITVNHLPDYIRADGGNREASGGKLDSVLELSSLREAREEFEKEFIIQKLEENAWNVSKTADAIELERSNLHRKIKTYGIDMKK; encoded by the coding sequence ATGAACGAGATGATACTGATAGTGGACGACGAGGAGGGTATCCGTTCTTCCCTTGCCGGAATCCTGGAAGACGAAGGGTACCGCACCGTATGCGCGGCTGACGGTATCGAGGCGCTTGCGGTGTGCAGACGCGAGCTTCCGGGGCTGGTGCTGCTCGACATCTGGATGCCGAGGATGGACGGGCTGGAGACGCTCAAATCCCTGCGCGAGCAGCACCCGTCCCTGGCGGTGATCATGATGAGCGGTCACGGCACCATCGAGACAGCCGTGAAGTCGACGAAGCTCGGCGCCTACGATTTCGTTGAGAAGCCTCTCTCGCTGGAAAAGGTGCTCCTGACGGTAAAGAACGCCCTCTCCGCCAGCCAGCTGAAGGAGGAAAACGCTTCCCTGCGCGGCATGGTCCTGCAGCGTCACGAGATGATCGGCACCTCCCCCGCCATGGTGCTGTTGATGGACCAGATCCAGATGGTCGCTCCCACAAATGCCTCCGTCCTCATCACCGGCGAGAACGGCACCGGGAAGGAACTGGTGGCCCGCTCGGTTCACTACCACAGCCAGCGCCGCGACAAGCCCTTTGTGGAGATAAACTGTGCCGCCATTCCCGAAGAACTCATCGAGAGCGAGCTCTTCGGCCACGAGCGCGGCGCCTTCACCGGCGCGGTGGCGCAGAAGAAGGGGAAGTTCGACCTCGCCGACGGCGGCACCCTCTTTCTCGACGAGATAGGGGACATGTCGCTGAAGACCCAGGCGAAGGTCCTGAGGATACTCCAGGAACGGAAGTTCGAGCGTGTCGGCGGCACACGGACCATGGAAGTGGATGTACGGATCGTCGCCGCTACCAACAAGCACCTCGAGGACGAGATCCGCAACGGCACCTTTCGGGAGGACCTCTTCTACCGGCTCAACGTCGTTCCCTTCAAGGTGCCGGCATTGAGGGACCGCCGCGACGACATCCCGCTTCTCATCGAGCACTTCCTGGACGTCTTCTGCAGGCGTGAGGGTAGAGACTTCAAGTTGATGGTCCCGGAAGCTATCGAGGCGATGAAGCGCTACGACTGGCCGGGGAACGTGCGGGAGCTGAAGAACATCGTCGAGCGCCTCGTCATCATGACGCCGGGGGGCACCATAACGGTGAACCACCTCCCCGACTACATCCGCGCGGACGGCGGCAACAGGGAAGCGAGCGGGGGGAAGCTCGACAGCGTGCTGGAGCTCTCCTCTTTGCGCGAGGCGCGGGAGGAATTCGAGAAGGAGTTCATCATCCAGAAGCTCGAGGAGAACGCCTGGAACGTGTCGAAGACCGCAGACGCCATCGAGCTTGAGCGCAGCAACCTGCATCGGAAGATCAAGACGTACGGCATCGACATGAAAAAATGA
- a CDS encoding FxsA family protein, with protein sequence MFSRLFLVFLIVPVIEIYLLIKVGSVIGGVPTVLALLLISAIGAYLVKSQGLKTFSMIRSELGHGHLPAAQLLDAFLILVGGLLLMTPGFFTDFLGIFFLIPATRILIKRWLGLWLQAKLASGRFVMRRH encoded by the coding sequence ATGTTCTCCCGACTCTTTCTCGTCTTTCTCATCGTACCGGTCATCGAGATCTATCTCCTGATCAAGGTCGGCTCCGTCATCGGCGGTGTGCCGACGGTGTTGGCTCTCCTGCTGATCAGCGCAATCGGAGCGTACCTGGTGAAGAGTCAGGGGCTCAAGACCTTCAGCATGATCCGGAGCGAGCTGGGGCACGGCCACCTTCCCGCCGCGCAACTGCTGGACGCCTTCCTGATCCTGGTCGGCGGCCTTCTCCTCATGACACCCGGCTTTTTTACCGACTTCCTCGGAATCTTCTTTCTCATCCCCGCCACCCGTATCCTCATCAAGAGATGGCTCGGCCTGTGGCTGCAGGCAAAGCTCGCCAGCGGCCGCTTCGTAATGCGCCGTCATTAA
- a CDS encoding DEAD/DEAH box helicase, producing the protein MDFKSFNLHPQIQTGVEELGYVAPTPIQLQAIPTVMAGQDVMGLAQTGTGKTAAFGLPMLHRLMQGERGVLRALVVAPTRELAEQINDALNAMGKHTRLKSITVYGGVNINTQIKRLKEGPEIVVACPGRLLDHISQGTVNLSKVEMLVLDEADQMFDMGFLPDVRKILRVLPTSRQNLLFSATMPDDIKRLAHEILVKPTTVQVSRIAPAMTVTHALYPVPQHLKTPLLFELLRHTDTESVLIFTKTKYRAKRIGEQLEKSGYKATSLQGNLSQNRRQAALDGFRDGTYQIMVATDIAARGIDVSLISHVINYDIPDTPEAYTHRIGRTGRAAKTGDAFTMVTAEDEPMVRSIERVLGSKLARRKIDGFDYTVPAPTKDTEFARPPREPRGPGKQKPKTEAGQGGAAAGQRPAGHHPRGAAHGQRPAGSSPRPAGSGQRPAGKSSRPAGGGQRPAGSGARAAAHGHQQHASRNVASGGGKKASN; encoded by the coding sequence GTGGATTTCAAAAGCTTCAATTTGCACCCCCAGATTCAAACCGGAGTCGAGGAGCTCGGTTACGTCGCCCCGACGCCGATTCAGCTGCAGGCAATACCGACGGTGATGGCAGGACAGGATGTGATGGGACTCGCCCAGACCGGAACCGGCAAAACGGCGGCATTCGGTCTTCCGATGCTGCACCGCCTCATGCAGGGAGAAAGGGGGGTGCTGCGCGCCCTGGTTGTCGCCCCGACGCGCGAACTCGCGGAACAGATAAACGACGCCCTCAACGCCATGGGAAAGCATACCCGCCTGAAGAGCATTACCGTCTACGGCGGCGTCAATATCAATACACAGATCAAGCGCCTGAAGGAAGGTCCCGAGATCGTCGTAGCCTGCCCGGGACGTCTTCTGGACCACATAAGCCAAGGCACGGTGAACCTTTCCAAGGTGGAGATGCTGGTCCTCGACGAGGCCGACCAGATGTTCGACATGGGCTTTCTCCCCGACGTGCGCAAGATCCTGAGGGTGCTCCCGACCTCGCGGCAGAACCTTCTTTTCTCGGCGACGATGCCGGATGACATCAAGCGTCTCGCCCACGAGATACTGGTGAAGCCGACGACAGTGCAGGTGAGCCGCATCGCCCCCGCCATGACCGTGACCCACGCACTTTACCCCGTTCCGCAGCACCTGAAGACGCCGCTCCTTTTCGAGCTTTTGCGCCATACCGACACCGAAAGCGTCCTCATCTTCACCAAGACGAAGTACCGCGCGAAGAGGATCGGCGAGCAGCTGGAAAAATCGGGGTACAAGGCCACCTCCCTGCAGGGGAACCTCTCCCAGAACAGGCGTCAGGCGGCGCTCGACGGTTTCCGGGACGGCACCTACCAGATAATGGTCGCGACAGACATTGCCGCCCGCGGCATCGACGTCTCCCTTATCTCCCATGTCATCAACTACGACATCCCGGACACCCCGGAGGCGTACACCCACCGCATAGGGAGGACGGGGCGCGCCGCCAAGACCGGCGACGCCTTCACCATGGTGACGGCCGAAGACGAGCCGATGGTGCGCAGCATAGAGAGGGTCCTGGGGTCGAAGCTGGCGCGTCGCAAGATCGACGGATTCGACTACACCGTCCCGGCTCCGACAAAGGACACCGAGTTTGCCCGTCCTCCCCGCGAGCCGCGCGGACCGGGGAAGCAGAAGCCGAAAACGGAAGCAGGGCAGGGGGGCGCAGCCGCTGGTCAGCGTCCGGCGGGACACCACCCGAGGGGGGCGGCGCACGGCCAGCGCCCCGCGGGAAGCTCGCCCCGCCCGGCAGGGAGCGGCCAGCGGCCGGCAGGGAAAAGCTCGCGTCCGGCAGGTGGCGGGCAGCGTCCCGCAGGAAGCGGCGCACGCGCGGCCGCCCACGGTCACCAGCAGCATGCCAGCCGGAACGTGGCATCCGGCGGCGGGAAGAAGGCTTCCAACTAG
- a CDS encoding ATP-binding protein, with product MKIMIKYRLFLAILAATTAVVVSMYLIMQWSFSQGFLSYINKVEAERLDKLAELLEDSFQKQGNWSTLERDPGAWQLLLTESLRRDGGDQESERDRRRPPEDGKPAPPSRHASRMGNRFEARVLLLDAQRHKVAGAPAPTQPAGEQPTYRAITSAGKAVGYIGVLPRKHLTDTRQLRFLKEQKVAMGMIAGVMFLVSAAISLPLANNLVRPIKDLALSIHALASGRFDTRVAVSSADELGQLGKDFNALALSLEKNEQARRQWVADISHELRTPLSVLRGEIEAIQDGVREATPESIRSLHMEVMHLSRLVDDLYQLSLFDVGALTYRKRDLDLAEVLRHAVESFRGEFEQKKIDLDAQLSAASRFPVYADEQRLLQLFDNLLDNALKYTDPGGVLAVRMTRQEGRAVIDFQDSAPGVEPSELGRLFDRLFRVESSRNRALGGAGLGLSICKNIVEAHEGTIEAHAAPQGGVWIKVELPMTGGRA from the coding sequence ATGAAGATCATGATCAAATACCGGCTTTTCCTCGCCATCCTCGCCGCCACGACTGCGGTGGTGGTGTCGATGTATCTCATCATGCAGTGGAGCTTCAGTCAGGGCTTTCTCTCCTACATCAACAAGGTGGAGGCCGAGCGCCTCGACAAACTCGCCGAGCTTCTGGAAGACAGCTTCCAGAAGCAGGGAAACTGGTCAACGCTCGAGCGTGATCCGGGCGCGTGGCAGTTGCTCCTCACCGAGAGCCTGCGCCGGGACGGGGGGGACCAGGAGTCGGAGAGGGACCGCCGCCGCCCCCCCGAGGACGGGAAGCCCGCGCCTCCGTCACGCCACGCATCCCGCATGGGGAACCGCTTCGAGGCGCGGGTCCTCCTCCTCGACGCGCAACGGCACAAGGTTGCCGGGGCGCCGGCTCCAACGCAGCCTGCAGGAGAACAGCCGACCTACCGGGCGATCACCTCGGCAGGGAAGGCGGTAGGCTACATCGGGGTCCTCCCGCGAAAGCACCTCACCGACACGCGGCAGCTGCGCTTCCTCAAGGAGCAGAAGGTCGCCATGGGGATGATCGCGGGAGTCATGTTCCTGGTGAGTGCGGCTATCTCGCTCCCCCTGGCGAACAACCTCGTGCGCCCCATCAAGGACCTTGCCCTCTCCATCCACGCCCTGGCATCCGGACGGTTCGACACCAGGGTTGCGGTCTCCAGCGCCGATGAGCTCGGCCAGCTCGGGAAGGATTTCAACGCGCTCGCGCTCTCTCTGGAAAAAAACGAGCAGGCGCGCCGCCAATGGGTCGCGGACATCTCACACGAGCTGCGCACCCCCCTTTCCGTCCTGCGGGGAGAGATCGAGGCGATCCAAGACGGCGTGCGGGAAGCGACGCCGGAGAGCATCCGTTCCCTGCACATGGAGGTCATGCACTTAAGCCGCCTCGTCGACGATCTCTATCAACTCTCCCTTTTCGACGTCGGCGCCCTCACCTATCGCAAGAGGGATCTGGATCTGGCCGAGGTGCTCCGGCACGCAGTCGAGTCGTTCCGGGGGGAATTCGAGCAGAAGAAGATCGACCTCGACGCGCAATTGTCCGCCGCTTCCCGCTTCCCTGTCTATGCCGACGAGCAGCGCCTGCTCCAGCTCTTCGACAACCTGCTGGACAACGCGCTAAAATACACTGACCCCGGCGGAGTCCTTGCCGTGCGAATGACCCGGCAGGAGGGACGGGCGGTGATCGACTTCCAGGACAGCGCGCCGGGAGTGGAGCCCTCCGAGCTCGGCCGGCTCTTTGACCGCCTCTTCAGGGTGGAAAGCTCGCGCAACCGCGCGCTTGGTGGAGCCGGTCTCGGGCTCTCCATCTGCAAAAACATCGTGGAGGCGCATGAGGGGACGATAGAAGCGCATGCCGCGCCGCAGGGGGGAGTATGGATCAAGGTGGAACTTCCGATGACAGGAGGCCGCGCATGA
- a CDS encoding desulfoferrodoxin, producing MANALEIYKCDVCGNIVEVFHPGDGELVCCGAPMVLKVPNTVDAAKEKHVPVIEKGNGTVTVRVGSIAHPMEAAHYIEWIEVIADGKIYRQALQPGQAPEATFPITADKVTAREYCNLHGQWLAEG from the coding sequence ATGGCAAATGCGTTAGAGATCTACAAGTGTGATGTGTGCGGGAATATTGTCGAAGTCTTTCACCCCGGCGACGGGGAACTGGTGTGCTGTGGCGCCCCCATGGTGCTGAAAGTACCGAACACGGTCGATGCAGCGAAAGAGAAGCACGTGCCGGTCATCGAAAAGGGTAATGGCACCGTCACCGTCAGGGTCGGCAGCATCGCCCACCCGATGGAGGCGGCGCATTACATAGAGTGGATCGAGGTGATCGCCGACGGCAAGATCTACCGCCAGGCGCTGCAGCCGGGGCAGGCGCCGGAGGCGACCTTCCCGATCACGGCGGACAAAGTTACCGCCAGGGAATACTGCAACCTGCACGGCCAGTGGTTGGCAGAGGGGTAG
- a CDS encoding GldG family protein, with the protein MTCFTRLMCIIVLLLAPLTAAADASRTVLFDNSHGERFVIDGEGPLQLSGLAGVIRSAGARVAASDEAISDTSLQGADALVISGAFRALSQAEIQALVRFMERGGKVAVMLHIAPPLATLLERLNIRYTNGVVQENSDVIDGEPLNFRVRHFGDHAIFRSVESFSVYGAWGLMAGATGGRSVAESSPQAWVDIVGDKVQRSEETAAFAIAVAGNVGKGGYIVFGDDALFQNKFLDENNKALAANLAAWLVSE; encoded by the coding sequence ATGACTTGCTTCACAAGGCTCATGTGTATAATTGTACTGCTCCTCGCACCCCTGACTGCAGCGGCGGATGCGTCCCGTACGGTCCTCTTCGACAACAGTCACGGCGAGAGGTTTGTCATTGACGGCGAAGGGCCGCTGCAGCTTTCCGGCCTTGCCGGTGTTATCCGCTCCGCGGGAGCCCGGGTCGCTGCGAGTGACGAGGCCATCAGCGACACCTCTCTTCAGGGAGCCGATGCACTGGTTATTTCCGGTGCGTTCAGGGCTCTGTCCCAGGCGGAGATTCAAGCGCTGGTCCGCTTCATGGAGCGCGGCGGAAAGGTTGCGGTCATGCTGCACATCGCGCCTCCCCTGGCGACCCTCCTGGAACGGTTGAACATCCGCTACACAAACGGGGTCGTGCAGGAAAACAGCGACGTCATCGACGGCGAGCCGCTCAACTTCAGAGTCAGGCACTTCGGAGACCACGCCATCTTCCGCTCCGTCGAGTCCTTCAGCGTGTACGGTGCCTGGGGGCTCATGGCGGGCGCGACCGGCGGGCGGTCCGTGGCGGAGAGTTCTCCGCAGGCGTGGGTCGATATTGTCGGGGACAAGGTTCAGAGAAGTGAAGAGACTGCGGCCTTCGCGATCGCGGTGGCCGGCAATGTAGGAAAAGGCGGGTACATAGTCTTTGGCGACGATGCCCTCTTTCAGAACAAGTTCCTGGACGAGAACAACAAGGCGCTGGCAGCCAATCTGGCGGCGTGGCTGGTTTCGGAATAG
- a CDS encoding pyridoxal phosphate-dependent aminotransferase has product MAVASKIAGFILNSSWIRRMFEEGEALRKEFGAENVYDFTLGNPDVDPPAEFYEEFHKLAHDPIQGMHRYMSNAGYQETRGAVAHILGEASGLPVQANHVIMTCGAGGALNVVLKTILNPGDQVIIVTPYFVEYKFYIDNHGGVPVEVWTDRETFQLDVDAIKDAINERTKGIIICSPNNPTGVIYPAESLQALGEVVAAKEQEYGRQICVISDEPYARITYDGKQVPSIFKYVKNSVVVTSHSKDLALPGERIGYLAANPRMNRVDHFMEGAIFANRVLGFVNAPALMQRLVACLQHICVDIQAYQEKRDLLYNGLTSLGFEMVRPDGAFYLFPKSPLADDVEFVRMAQKHRILLVPGTGFGAPGYFRIAYCVDKGMIERSMGAWEALAKECGLEGPRKAEWDAEQADVAERG; this is encoded by the coding sequence ATGGCAGTTGCCTCTAAAATAGCCGGTTTCATCTTGAATTCGTCGTGGATCAGAAGGATGTTCGAGGAAGGGGAGGCGCTTCGCAAGGAGTTCGGGGCGGAGAATGTGTACGACTTCACCCTCGGCAATCCGGATGTCGACCCGCCGGCGGAGTTTTACGAGGAATTCCACAAGCTCGCGCACGACCCGATTCAGGGAATGCATCGCTATATGAGCAACGCCGGGTACCAGGAAACGCGCGGCGCAGTGGCCCACATCCTGGGTGAAGCCTCCGGGCTCCCGGTACAGGCGAACCACGTCATCATGACCTGCGGCGCCGGCGGCGCCCTCAACGTGGTGCTGAAGACGATCCTCAATCCCGGCGACCAGGTTATCATCGTCACTCCCTACTTCGTGGAGTACAAGTTCTACATCGACAACCACGGCGGCGTTCCGGTGGAGGTGTGGACCGACCGCGAGACCTTCCAGCTTGATGTCGACGCGATAAAAGACGCCATCAACGAGAGGACAAAAGGGATCATCATCTGCTCCCCCAACAACCCCACCGGCGTTATCTACCCTGCCGAAAGCCTGCAGGCGCTCGGGGAAGTCGTTGCCGCGAAGGAGCAGGAGTACGGCCGGCAGATCTGCGTGATCTCCGACGAACCGTACGCGCGCATCACCTACGACGGAAAGCAGGTGCCGAGCATCTTCAAGTACGTGAAAAACAGCGTCGTCGTGACCTCGCACAGCAAGGACCTTGCGCTCCCGGGGGAGCGCATCGGGTACCTCGCGGCGAACCCCCGCATGAACCGCGTTGACCACTTCATGGAGGGTGCGATTTTCGCCAACAGGGTGCTCGGCTTCGTGAACGCGCCGGCGCTGATGCAGCGGCTGGTGGCATGCCTGCAGCACATCTGCGTGGACATCCAGGCATATCAGGAGAAGCGCGATCTGCTCTATAATGGTCTCACGAGCCTCGGGTTCGAGATGGTCCGCCCCGACGGCGCCTTTTACCTCTTCCCGAAGTCCCCGCTGGCAGACGACGTGGAGTTCGTACGGATGGCGCAAAAGCACCGGATACTCCTCGTTCCCGGAACCGGATTCGGTGCCCCCGGCTACTTCAGGATCGCCTACTGCGTCGACAAGGGGATGATCGAGCGAAGCATGGGGGCATGGGAGGCACTGGCGAAGGAGTGCGGCCTCGAAGGACCGCGCAAAGCCGAGTGGGATGCCGAACAGGCGGATGTCGCGGAGCGCGGCTAG
- a CDS encoding Dabb family protein: MITHIVLFRLKDQGAESIEKAKERILSMEGKVEQLRHLEVGTDVIRSERSYDLALITKFDSLEDLNAYQVHPYHADEVAAYMRSVSAAVAVVDFES, translated from the coding sequence ATGATAACGCATATAGTACTGTTCAGACTGAAGGATCAGGGGGCGGAATCGATTGAGAAAGCGAAGGAACGGATCCTCAGCATGGAGGGAAAGGTGGAGCAGCTGCGCCACCTTGAGGTCGGCACCGACGTCATCCGTTCGGAGCGCTCTTACGACCTCGCGCTGATCACCAAGTTCGACTCCCTGGAGGACCTCAACGCCTACCAGGTGCACCCGTACCACGCCGACGAGGTTGCCGCCTATATGCGAAGTGTCAGCGCCGCAGTAGCGGTCGTTGATTTCGAATCGTAG